DNA from Mycobacteriales bacterium:
CCTGATCAATTTCGCGAAAACGGGCCCGCGTGACCGCGCGGATCCCTATCCTCCCGAAGTCCGATCATGGACGGTCCACACGGGGAGAAGATTGCAGTGAGCAGTACGGACCGGCCTCCGGGCCGGGACCTGGTGTCACACGGAATGCAGTGGGCACGGAGCCGGCCCTGGCAGGTCTGGGCCAGCGCCGGCGCGGTGTTCGTGATGTTCGCGGTGCTCGGCGCCGTCACCCACGAGTCCCGGCCGGCTGCGGCCGACGGGCGTGGCCTGGCCGACGCGCTCGAGCAGGGCACCGGGCGGACGCCGTCGGTGCCCGGGGTCGCGGTCCGACCGGACCCGGGCAACCCGACCGTCACGATCCCGACATACCGGATCCCGCAGCCGTCGCCGAGCACGACCCCGACACCCACGCCCAGTGCCAGCGCGGCCGCGTTCTACGCGGACTGCGCAGCGGCCGAGGCGGCCGGCGCGGCACCGATCCGGCGGGGCCGGCCCGGGTACCGCACGGCGCTGGACCGCGACGGGGACGGGGTCGCCTGCGACGCGCCGGTGCCCGGGCCGCCCAGCCCGACGGCCGGGCCGACCGGGGTTCCGCCGGTCACGGTCCCGCCGGTCGGCCCGACCGCGGGGCCGCCGACGACGCTGCCGCCCACCGCGACGCCGACCGAGACCGTGGCACCGACCGAGCCGGCTGATCCCCTCACCGGCTGATCCTCCCCGCACCCGTACCAGACCGGCGACGGCACCGCCGGTCGACCCAGGCGCCGGGTTGGCCGGCAGCTTGCCCGCCAACCCGGTGCCGACCAACGTCCCGTACGCGCCGGCCTCCGGGTCCGGCGATCCGCCCCGGCGGCACCCGTGCGGGCGCCGGACGGCAGAGGGCCGGCGCGCCCCGCTCGGGGTGCGCCGGCCCGGGACTGGGCGAAGTGGTGGGGACGGCTGGTCGGGTGCCGTCCCCACCACTCCTCTTCCGGTGGTCAGTTCCCCGCGTCGGACCCGAGCGTCACGGTCAGCGTCTGCGAGGCGGTGCCCCGCTTGACGGTCAGCGTCACCTTGGAGCCGGGGGCGAAGGAGCGGATCGTCGCGGCCAGGTCCGTGGACTCGCCGATGACGTGGTCGTTCACCTTGGTGACGACATCGCCGGCCTTGAGCCCGGCGGAGGCGGCGGCGCTGCCGGACTGGACCGTCGCGATCGTGGCCCCGATCGCGGTCTGCTGGTCCGCGGCTGTCGCGGTCTGCGTCTGCACGCCCAGCACGGCGTGGGTGGCCTTGCCCGAGGTGATCAGCTCGCTGGAGATCCGGGCCGCGGTGTCGGACGGGATGGCGAACCCGATGCCGATGTTGCCGGCCTCGCCGCCCTGCCCCTGGCCGCTGGAGCTGGCGGTCGCGATCGACTGGTTGATGCCGACGACCCGGCCGGCCAGGTCGACCAGCGCGCCGCCGGAGTTGCCCGGATTGATCGCCGCGTCGGTCTGGATCGCGTCGATGACGGCCGAACCGTCGGACGCACCGCTGGTCGGACGGTGCAGCGCGCTGACGATCCCCTCGGTGACGGTGCCGTTGAGGCCGAGCGGCGAGCCGACCGCGACCACGGTCTGGCCGACCTTGATCGCGTTCGAGTCGGCGAACGTCGCCGCGGTGAGGCCCGTCATGTTGACCTTGACCACGGCCAGGTCGGTCTCCTTGTCCGCGCCGACCAGTGTCGCGGTCGCGGTCCGGCCGTCGGAGAACGCGACGGTGATCGAGCCGCCGCCGTCGGCGACCGCGGTGACGTGCTCGTTGGTGAGGATGTAGCCGTCGGCCCGCAGGACGATGCCGGAACCGGTGCCGGCCTCCTGGGTCCCGCGGACGGACAGGGTGACCACGCTCTTCATCGCCGTCGCCGCGGCCGCCTCGACGCTGCCGGTCTGGGTCGCCGCCGTCGGCGCGCTGGACCCCTGGATCGTGATCCCGGCGGAGGAGACGGCCGGGTTGTTGTGGTCGACGAGCGCGACCGTGCCACCGCCGACGAGCCCGCCGAGGACCGCGGTGATCGCCGCGACCGCGAGCACGCGCTTGCCGGCGCCGCGGGACTTCGGGGTCTCCTGCTGCGCGGGTGCCGCGTACGGCCAGGGTGCGCCGTTGGCGGCATAGCCCGGGGCGTACGCGCCGTACCGG
Protein-coding regions in this window:
- a CDS encoding excalibur calcium-binding domain-containing protein; amino-acid sequence: MQWARSRPWQVWASAGAVFVMFAVLGAVTHESRPAAADGRGLADALEQGTGRTPSVPGVAVRPDPGNPTVTIPTYRIPQPSPSTTPTPTPSASAAAFYADCAAAEAAGAAPIRRGRPGYRTALDRDGDGVACDAPVPGPPSPTAGPTGVPPVTVPPVGPTAGPPTTLPPTATPTETVAPTEPADPLTG
- a CDS encoding trypsin-like peptidase domain-containing protein; this translates as MGAGGTSNYGTYDNTHGATRYGAYAPGYAANGAPWPYAAPAQQETPKSRGAGKRVLAVAAITAVLGGLVGGGTVALVDHNNPAVSSAGITIQGSSAPTAATQTGSVEAAAATAMKSVVTLSVRGTQEAGTGSGIVLRADGYILTNEHVTAVADGGGSITVAFSDGRTATATLVGADKETDLAVVKVNMTGLTAATFADSNAIKVGQTVVAVGSPLGLNGTVTEGIVSALHRPTSGASDGSAVIDAIQTDAAINPGNSGGALVDLAGRVVGINQSIATASSSGQGQGGEAGNIGIGFAIPSDTAARISSELITSGKATHAVLGVQTQTATAADQQTAIGATIATVQSGSAAASAGLKAGDVVTKVNDHVIGESTDLAATIRSFAPGSKVTLTVKRGTASQTLTVTLGSDAGN